From a single Oceanobacillus kimchii X50 genomic region:
- the hisA gene encoding 1-(5-phosphoribosyl)-5-[(5-phosphoribosylamino)methylideneamino]imidazole-4-carboxamide isomerase yields MIIFPAIDVRNGKCVRLRQGDYNQETIYSNSPVKMAKEWEASGAEYLHAVDLDGAKSGESINVKIIQDVAQTLSIPIQVGGGIRSLEVIDKYIQAGVSRVILGTAAITDSAFLQTAVERYTEQIAVSIDARKGFIATDGWTKNSTIEAIPFIQQLETIGVKTIIYTDILKDGMMSGPNFQELEAVQQATTMNIIASGGVTTKENIQQLESMNLYGAIIGKALYDGSIKLQDILEGEMDAR; encoded by the coding sequence ATGATTATCTTTCCAGCAATTGATGTTCGAAATGGTAAATGTGTTCGATTAAGGCAAGGCGACTATAATCAAGAAACAATCTATAGCAACTCACCTGTTAAAATGGCGAAAGAATGGGAAGCATCCGGTGCTGAATATTTACACGCTGTAGACTTAGATGGGGCAAAGTCAGGGGAATCAATTAACGTCAAAATTATCCAAGATGTGGCCCAAACGCTCTCTATTCCAATTCAAGTAGGAGGAGGCATTCGATCGCTCGAAGTCATTGACAAATATATTCAAGCAGGTGTGAGTCGAGTGATTCTTGGAACAGCAGCGATAACAGATTCTGCTTTTTTACAAACTGCCGTTGAAAGATACACTGAGCAAATTGCAGTATCGATTGATGCCAGAAAAGGCTTTATTGCTACGGATGGTTGGACAAAAAACAGTACGATTGAAGCAATTCCTTTTATCCAGCAATTAGAAACCATTGGAGTAAAAACAATTATCTACACGGATATCTTAAAAGACGGAATGATGAGCGGTCCTAACTTCCAAGAACTAGAAGCTGTACAACAAGCTACTACCATGAACATTATTGCTTCTGGAGGAGTTACTACAAAAGAAAATATTCAACAACTTGAAAGTATGAATCTCTACGGTGCAATTATCGGAAAAGCACTTTATGACGGTTCCATAAAATTACAAGACATATTGGAAGGTGAAATGGATGCTCGCTAA
- the hisH gene encoding imidazole glycerol phosphate synthase subunit HisH — MIAIIDYGAGNIKSLQFALDKLNKRSIVTTDVAEIKQADSIILPGVGAFKDAMEAIRQLHLDTVLQEEAQKGKPILGICLGMQLFYEQSLENGDWEGLGLLKGSITRISSEVKVPHMGWNTLDIQQASPLFESKLENPYVYFVHSYAVSSYEESTLLASSQYGQLIPAIVQKGNITGMQFHPEKSGEFGIELLKRYEEMIV, encoded by the coding sequence TTGATTGCAATTATTGATTATGGAGCAGGAAATATAAAAAGTCTTCAATTTGCATTAGATAAATTAAATAAACGTTCCATTGTTACAACAGATGTAGCGGAAATCAAACAAGCAGACTCGATTATTTTACCCGGGGTCGGAGCATTCAAAGATGCAATGGAAGCAATACGTCAGCTTCATTTAGATACAGTTCTACAAGAAGAAGCGCAAAAAGGAAAACCAATATTAGGAATTTGTCTAGGTATGCAACTATTTTATGAACAAAGCCTTGAAAATGGTGATTGGGAAGGCCTAGGGTTGTTAAAAGGTTCCATTACACGAATCTCAAGTGAAGTTAAAGTACCACACATGGGTTGGAATACATTAGACATTCAACAAGCTTCCCCATTATTTGAATCAAAGCTAGAAAATCCCTATGTATATTTCGTCCACTCCTATGCCGTTTCTTCTTACGAGGAAAGTACATTACTTGCTAGTTCTCAATATGGACAGCTCATTCCAGCTATCGTTCAAAAAGGAAATATAACTGGTATGCAATTTCATCCGGAGAAAAGCGGAGAATTTGGAATTGAATTACTAAAAAGATATGAGGAGATGATTGTATGA
- the hisB gene encoding imidazoleglycerol-phosphate dehydratase HisB, translating into MRKASLSRKTNETSVNLSLQLDGEGTSTIQTGIGFLDHMLTLFAKHGGINLDISCNGDLEVDQHHTVEDIGIVLGHTLREALGNKEGITRYANVMSPMDEALSSIALDISGRSYLVYNVEGLKEKVGTFDTELVLEFFQAFASNAQVTLHINLLYGVNSHHIIESIFKGFGRVIRQGCSIDPNQKGIPSTKGSL; encoded by the coding sequence ATGCGCAAAGCATCTTTAAGCAGAAAAACCAATGAGACATCCGTTAACTTATCTCTACAACTAGATGGCGAAGGAACTTCTACTATCCAAACAGGCATTGGTTTCTTAGATCATATGCTAACACTATTCGCAAAACACGGCGGTATAAATTTAGATATATCATGTAACGGAGATTTAGAAGTAGATCAACACCACACTGTGGAGGATATTGGGATTGTGCTCGGTCACACATTACGTGAAGCTTTAGGTAATAAAGAAGGAATCACCCGCTATGCCAATGTCATGAGCCCGATGGATGAAGCATTGTCTTCGATTGCATTAGATATAAGTGGACGTTCTTACCTCGTGTACAACGTGGAAGGATTAAAAGAAAAAGTAGGTACCTTTGATACAGAGTTAGTATTAGAATTTTTTCAAGCTTTTGCAAGCAACGCTCAAGTAACACTCCATATTAATCTATTATACGGAGTTAACTCTCATCATATTATTGAATCGATTTTTAAAGGATTTGGGCGCGTTATCCGCCAAGGTTGTTCCATCGATCCAAATCAAAAAGGAATACCTTCAACTAAAGGAAGTTTATAG
- the hisF gene encoding imidazole glycerol phosphate synthase subunit HisF — translation MLAKRIIPCLDVDNGRVVKGKKFQNIQDVADPVELAKRYNNEGADELVFYDITASNEQRGIFLDVVEKVAKEIAIPFMVGGGIRTTKDIHQVLRSGADKVSINSAAVQRPDLIFESAQKFGSQCTVLSIDAKEVASGKWNVFINGGRKDTGMDAIEWAKKGEAYGVGEIVVNAMDADGEKNGYNLPLTTAIATAVNIPVIASGGAGNIEHFSEVLSQGIDAALAASVFHYGEIKIPALKTYLNEQEIPVRRNTK, via the coding sequence ATGCTCGCTAAACGAATTATTCCTTGCCTTGATGTTGATAATGGACGGGTAGTAAAGGGGAAGAAATTTCAAAATATACAAGATGTTGCTGATCCGGTTGAATTAGCAAAACGCTATAACAATGAAGGTGCTGATGAACTTGTCTTCTATGATATTACAGCATCTAACGAACAACGGGGAATATTTTTAGACGTTGTTGAAAAAGTTGCAAAAGAAATCGCCATCCCTTTTATGGTAGGTGGGGGTATTCGTACTACCAAAGATATTCATCAAGTACTCCGTTCTGGAGCTGATAAAGTATCGATAAATAGTGCAGCTGTTCAACGTCCTGATCTTATTTTCGAATCAGCACAAAAATTCGGTAGTCAATGTACAGTCCTATCTATTGATGCAAAAGAGGTGGCATCTGGAAAATGGAATGTTTTTATCAATGGAGGTAGAAAAGATACCGGAATGGATGCTATTGAATGGGCTAAGAAAGGTGAAGCTTATGGTGTTGGTGAAATAGTTGTGAATGCTATGGATGCAGATGGAGAAAAAAATGGTTACAACCTTCCCTTAACGACAGCAATAGCAACAGCAGTAAATATACCAGTAATTGCAAGTGGCGGAGCTGGAAACATCGAACATTTCTCAGAAGTGCTTTCACAAGGAATAGATGCCGCTCTAGCAGCTTCTGTTTTTCACTATGGTGAAATTAAAATACCAG